Proteins found in one Miscanthus floridulus cultivar M001 chromosome 4, ASM1932011v1, whole genome shotgun sequence genomic segment:
- the LOC136551511 gene encoding HSP-interacting protein-like: MGKTPKKKKLSESGSRQSLGGSPRTSRCNSRTSQCSGGEQTSPHHPAAELAVDEDDAVFIGLASELKEEGTRLFQTRDYEGAAFKFDKVIKLLPKGHNDMAFLHCNIAACYMHMNPEEYHRAIDECNSALEASPTYTKALLKRARCFEALDRLDLACRDVEKVLSLEPSNVTASELYESIKEVMGMDEQVSSLQKWQVDEPAAINIAKERIQRRVSRKFRNSIVEEEVWEMMIHENNEEQQKEEEEDHENNNNNNNEDGEKHSSSKEDAVSEMQEKPSSLQDRHPEETKTFRSADYNKQGGVTNTNNEAGGVGRRRYAQAQDSHEKHLNEILVKRIQPEKQGKHTTTQNQAASSMERRNKKHFEVGSHSKQEKQQQDKQYERYTNANVSLQGKHSVVEEKYEMRYMLPEKQITTIKAANNYGREKHTKYFASRENQNHEAAAAASRQVVKKKFKFVHGDDIRIVLIPESCSLLHVMDIARYKYNPHLKSFLLKFMDKEGDLVTITSTEDLRWVEDLYPQVPVRLHIKEVSPEREITRDLVMPMSSSFAEHREQNHYSSTSDDYECGSLRKEADERNNPPCTTDDWMMQFARLFKNHAGFDSDACVDLHDLGIRLYYEAMEDTITSEEAQEIFQAAEAKFQEMAALALFNWGNVHMSRARKRLILSEDTSKESILAQVKSAYEWACTEYVKAGKKFEDSVDVKPDFYEGLIALGQQQFEQAKLSWRYADTCKVDMGTEVLELFNHAEDNMEKGMEMWEGIEYLRVKGLSKSRMGKIVVDKLGLNEQGKDLSPDEAFEQASNMRSQLNISWGTILYERSVVEFKLGLSSWEESLQEAIEKFKTGGASVADISVMVKNHCVNGNNQEGLSFNIDEIVQAWNEMYDAKKLKNGSSSFRLEPIFRRRPSKLHNILEHIHYT, translated from the exons ATGGGGAAGACACCAAAGAAGAAGAAACTAAGTGAATCAGGATCGAGGCAGAGCCTAGGCGGTAGCCCAAGGACCAGCAGGTGCAACTCAAGGACCAGCCAATGCAGCGGTGGAGAACAGACGAGCCCCCATCATCCAGCTGCAGAGCTAGCAGTGGACGAGGACGATGCTGTCTTCATTGGACTGGCCTCCGAATTGAAGGAGGAAGGCACGAGGCTTTTCCAAACAAGGGACTATGAGGGGGCAGCGTTCAAGTTTGACAAGGTTATCAAGCTATTGCCAAAGGGGCATAACGATATGGCCTTCCTGCACTGCAACATCGCCGCATGCTACATGCACATGAATCCTGAGGAGTATCATCGTGCCATCGACGAGTGTAACTCGGCGCTAGAGGCGTCACCGACGTACACGAAGGCACTGCTCAAGAGGGCCCGGTGTTTCGAAGCCCTAGACAGGCTGGATCTAGCCTGTAGGGATGTGGAGAAGGTTCTGAGCTTGGAGCCCAGCAACGTGACGGCGTCAGAACTCTATGAGAGTATTAAGGAGGTCATGGGGATGGACGAGCAGGTCTCGTCGCTGCAGAAATGGCAGGTTGACGAGCCTGCCGCGATCAATATCGCAAAGGAGAGGATACAGAGGAGGGTGTCGCGGAAATTTAGAAATTCCATAGTCGAGGAGGAGGTATGGGAGATGATGATTCATGAGAATAATGAAGAGCagcagaaggaggaggaggaggatcatGAGaacaataacaataataataacgAGGATGGCGAGAAACACAGCAGCAGTAAAGAGGACGCCGTTAGCGAGATGCAGGAGAAGCCCAGCAGCCTGCAGGACAGGCACCCTGAAGAGACCAAAACCTTCAGGAGCGCTGACTACAACAAGCAAGGTGGCGTAACAAATACTAACAACGAAGCAGGGGGAGTGGGGAGGAGGAGGTATGCCCAAGCCCAAGATAGCCATGAAAAGCATCTCAACGAGATACTGGTGAAACGCATCCAGCCTGAGAAGCAGGGGAAGCACACGACGACACAGAATCAAGCAGCCAGCAGCATGGAGAGGCGTAATAAGAAGCATTTTGAGGTCGGCAGCCATAGCAAGCAAGAGAAGCAGCAGCAGGACAAGCAGTATGAGAGGTACACTAACGCCAACGTCAGCCTGCAGGGGAAGCACTCCGTGGTGGAGGAAAAGTATGAGATGAggtatatgctgccagaaaagCAGATTACCACCATCAAAGCGGCAAATAACTACGGTAGAGAAAAGCATACCAAATACTTTGCTAGTAGGGAGAATCAGAATCatgaagctgctgctgctgccagcAGACAAGTGGTAAAGAAGAAATTTAAGTTTGTCCATGGGGACGACATACGGATCGTCTTAATTCCAGAAAGCTGCAGCCTGTTGCATGTGATGGACATCGCTCGGTACAAGTACAACCCACACCTCAAGTCGTTCCTTCTGAAATTTATGGACAAAGAGGGGGACCTGGTGACCATCACCTCCACCGAAGATTTAAGGTGGGTCGAGGACCTCTACCCGCAAGTCCCGGTGCGGCTGCATATAAAAGAGGTGAGTCCCGAGCGGGAGATCACTAGGGACCTGGTGATGCCCATGTCCTCCTCTTTCGCGGAACACCGAGAGCAGAACCATTACAGCAGCACCTCCGACGACTATGAGTGTGGAAGCTTGAGGAAGGAAGCAGACGAACGGAATAATCCTCCCTGCACCACAGATGACTGGATGATGCAGTTCGCTCGCCTGTTCAAGAACCACGCTGGCTTCGATTCTGATGCATGCGTGGATCTCCATGACCTTGGCATCCGGCTGTACTACGAGGCGATGGAGGACACCATCACAAGTGAAGAAGCGCAGGAGATATTCCAAGCAGCAGAGGCCAAGTTTCAGGAAATGGCGGCGCTGGCATTGTTCAACTGGGGTAACGTCCACATGTCCCGTGCAAGGAAGCGACTGATTTTATCTGAGGATACCTCTAAGGAGTCCATACTTGCCCAGGTGAAGTCAGCGTACGAATGGGCCTGCACTGAGTATGTCAAGGCTGGGAAGAAGTTCGAAGATTCTGTGGATGTGAAGCCGGACTTTTATGAAGGGCTTATTGCGCTCGGGCAGCAACAGTTTGAGCAAGCGAAGCTTTCTTGGCGTTACGCTGATACGTGCAAAGTAGACATGGGAACCGAAGTGTTAGAACTTTTCAACCATGCTGAAGACAACATGGAAAAGGGAATGGAGATGTGGGAAGGGATCGAGTATCTGCGAGTCAAAGGGTTGTCTAAGTCAAGGATGGGGAAGATCGTAGTGGATAAACTGGGTCTCAATGAGCAGGGAAAAGATTTATCTCCGGATGAAGCCTTTGAACAGGCCTCAAACATGCGCTCGCAGCTAAACATTTCATGGGGCACCATTCTTTATGAACGCTCAGTAGTAGAATTCAAGTTAGGACTCTCTAGCTGGGAGGAGAGTCTTCAAGAAGCCATTGAAAAATTTAAGACCGGAGGAGCTTCGGTAGCAGACATCAGTGTGATGGTAAAGAATCACTGTGTCAACGGAAACAATCAAGAAG GATTAAGCTTCAACATTGATGAGATAGTCCAAGCATGGAACGAAATGTACGATGCTAAAAAGTTAAAAAATGGTAGTTCTTCTTTCCGGCTCGAACCTATATTTCGAAGGAGGCCTTCAAAGTTGCATAATATACTAGAGCACATACACTACACGTGA